The proteins below come from a single Danaus plexippus chromosome 20, MEX_DaPlex, whole genome shotgun sequence genomic window:
- the LOC116774144 gene encoding tight junction protein ZO-1 isoform X6: MDPMTDNGLVVNNLNHGRSDSQTAERNSGWETHRVRLNRVPGYGFGIAVSGGRDNPHFASGDPSIAVSDVLRGGPAEDKLQVNDRIVSVNGVPLENVEYARAVQVLRESGATVSLVVRRRAPAPPPTAPTTIKLALTRNGKKEDFGIVLGCKIYVKELTMRARDQLNPSGQGLCEGDVITRINNTAVTDAMTLKEAKKLVDSCKDRLNLVITRELIREETVTNGNYQNNYSSLEAAPHTYPNSSEAMSSPYSISGQNLYVAAPVRGDRRHDDQPPRPPPPRNDDYYSSRRQLYEEDGMTNQRNKPPSEPRLISFQKEGSVGLRLCGGNRSGVFVSGVQPTSPAAIQGLQPADKILKVNDMEMKGVTREEAVLFLLSLQDQIDLIVQHSPDEYNAVASGQTPGDSFHVKTHFHYTEPTEGEMSFRCGDVFHVLDTLHNGTVGAWQVYRIGRNNQEVQKGTIPNKARAEELATAQFNATKKEMSGNDAKTNFFRRRRSTHRRSKSLGKEHWDEVVLSDSISKFPAYERVVLAQPGFVRPVIVLGALADVARERLLAEHGDKFASPKMDSTLEDSKSKPSGIIRLSSIRSIMERGKHALLDITPNAVDRLNYAQFYPIVIYLKADNKHIIKQLRSGLPKSAHKSSKKLLEQCQHMERVWGHVFTHTITLSDANINTWFGKLGELVQRTQQQQLWVSETKRPEPLSDDFLFSMSSSSENRLSYASSPESDLEVSPPPAPRLVKSSSDPSIATTQDNMDRDDDINLMAEAVPPPYSQGGYDSKYGFANGNSNGTQSLPTEAPPYQMQSSPPNSPLYGTVPELPPRGPPPGGTPSRPTGGVLLPAPPPTRHGLRHTNNPRPSAQERLFGSKETDDTYSARPQQGSLDRHRHTNNPQGSYDGTYDYSTNAHNPSRLPPNAPDDLKVAPTIKMEPQPSANPTNMATQSPQRNSNSHEHNSLDYNRTPENNYRPDNYRTPQVRPPMNGNSPHAQNAHNAHNNHNAHNAQVQNAHNPHNAHNAHNSQIVNTPMHARGPSLPNVPTNDHAKYSARTNSASQADYGGRAPPYKPVPPPKPKHYRPPEQPLQQQHPQQHSQQHQQQHPQQIPQHLPPHPRNGSMDVSVPGTHYSHSHSHSQPHRAPHGHGYHQQNMYGGVQAQSPPYAPPPHRAINLPHNPHLIDLAGSREQRGSAFELYRKPQHMHNLSSDVMNSSVEAEENFSPKTKKKLSKKPSFIKNAVLDLFRSKTKNSQKVSRQKSLCESDLQQRYAQQMPALRREKSDLSDLNTHMRNTHIRNQMLQRSNSSSCEKPNLKPILKRQSSFCDDRNGSMCTVRDYETKPVSRNLIRQNSMCEMETEPKVTPLLRRQNSLIEYSRRGVYPPTPNFNMITKIDPIYQRQQQIKHEPFYPTQPLPPEPIYQSKEHIVYDPIPKPRRTYTSLYDTSSENPYASRSEISNQSFESPYGNRETVAMPLLDPPYATRAECMRESNYGTRNEMPENPYSLKQDAPRKPESLYSELPYVSKEQMLRQRMTPESPYATKEDMLRQRFSESPYSPKDEMIKQRMDGSLTCKEPIYGKRTYEPPPGTSWSETNTYGVRPDRRLQTPVNFIGRISPMSKCMSEPPYVSRTEMMARIAQTESPYSTRSELKSSCSDNSYNRNDSLDHSSNVRPASAECTYVTKQEILSQKAALLANKEPIYGSKLEEKLEIIKQRNQAKKEKIYQTRLETNDSDSIKSREPLYVSKRELKDSVIYESNQEAKEVQPVSQEGSARSSPYELSDANHLSRRDSLYQTKAEALDSEVEKFQEIDFSKLRLTESKTDAEKEKTKNLENNILKGEPQYAPRLHGKTDHISNALKVTTSPTPYDSTTSMETHYASECSMNFENKPQSTPYTSQDLQDKSKANRTVTFCEQILEKSPETSEDKSENTTVGNETTVISNDSTVIKTEAGEADDSANKTEVEPDGPHTTWGIFDSEGGVLEDRHWGVSLIIPPKAIAPGIKQKIYFTVSDPRLSQRVGGPPIDLDNGEAMLSPLVMCGPQGLVFLKPVTLRLPHCANAVPSLGLTIKATDTEAHLSTDWDQIHLPATTTLNTVAVKVDHF; this comes from the exons ACAGCCGAACGTAATTCTGGTTGGGAGACACACAGGGTGCGTCTGAACCGCGTGCCGGGGTACGGGTTCGGGATTGCGGTGTCCGGGGGCAGGGACAACCCCCACTTCGCAAGCGGTGACCCCTCAATCGCTGTTTCTGATGTCCTCAGAGGAGGACCCGCTGAAGATAAATTGCA AGTGAATGATAGAATAGTATCAGTGAACGGAGTGCCGTTGGAGAATGTGGAGTATGCGAGGGCAGTCCAGGTGTTACGAGAATCTGGGGCAACGGTGTCTCTGGTGGTGCGGAGACGAGCGCCGGCACCACCGCCCACCGCCCCCACCACCATTAAACTAGCTTTGACGAGGAACGGAAAGAAGGAAG ATTTCGGAATAGTCCTTGGATGCAAAATTTACGTGAAAGAACTAACGATGCGGGCGAGGGATCAGTTGAACCCGTCGGGTCAAGGGTTGTGTGAGGGTGACGTCATAACTAGGATCAATAATACAGCCGTCACAGACGCCATGACGTTGAAAGAGGCCAAGAAGTTAGTGGACTCGTGCAAGGATCGTCTTAATCTGGTGATAACCAGAGAACTGATCAGAGAGGAGACCGTCACGAATGGAAATTACCAAAACAATTACAGTAGTCTAG AAGCCGCGCCTCACACTTACCCGAACAGCTCAGAGGCTATGTCGTCACCATATTCCATAAGCGGACAAAACCTCTACGTGGCAGCACCAGTCCGCGGAGACAGGCGACACGACGACCAGCCGCCAAGACCTCCGCCACCAAGGAACGACG ACTATTACAGCAGTAGAAGACAGTTGTACGAAGAAGATGGTATGACGAATCAGAGGAACAAGCCACC GAGCGAGCCGAGGTTGATAAGTTTCCAGAAGGAGGGGTCGGTGGGCCTGCGTCTGTGTGGCGGGAACAGGTCGGGGGTGTTCGTATCAGGAGTACAGCCCACCAGCCCCGCCGCCATACAAGGTCTACAGCCCGCGGATAAGATTCTCAAG GTCAACGACATGGAAATGAAAGGCGTGACGAGGGAAGAGGCCGTTCTGTTCCTACTGAGTCTTCAAGATCAGATAGACCTCATAGTACAACACTCGCCTGACGAATACAACGCCGTGGCCAGCGGACAAACAC cGGGTGACTCGTTCCACGTCAAAACACATTTCCATTACACCGAGCCGACGGAGGGGGAAATGTCGTTTCGTTGCGGCGACGTCTTCCACGTGTTGGACACATTGCACAATGGAACCGTCGGCGCCTGGCAGGTCTACCGGATAG GTCGTAATAACCAAGAAGTTCAAAAGGGCACGATCCCGAACAAGGCTCGTGCTGAGGAGCTTGCTACAGCACAGTTCAATGCCACCAAGAAGGAGATGTCCGGCAACGATGCTAAGACTAACTTCTTCAGACGACGACGATCAACACACAGACGCAGCAAGAGCCTTGGAAAG GAGCATTGGGACGAGGTGGTGCTATCAGACAGTATCAGCAAGTTCCCAGCTTACGAGCGCGTGGTGCTCGCTCAGCCAGGGTTCGTGAGGCCTGTGATAGTGTTGGGAGCTCTCGCGGACGTGGCCAGGGAACGCCTGCTGGCTGAACACGGAGACAAATTCGCCTCGCCCA AAATGGACAGTACTCTGGAGGACAGCAAGTCGAAGCCGAGCGGCATCATCCGCCTCTCCAGCATCCGCAGCATCATGGAGCGAGGAAAACACGCGCTGTTGGACATCACGCCTAACGCCGTGGACAGGCTCAACTACGCGCAGTTCTATCCCATAGTTATATACCTGAAAGCCGACAACAAACATATCATCAAACAACTCAGAAGCGGCCTGCCTAA GTCCGCCCACAAGTCATCGAAGAAACTTCTAGAACAGTGTCAGCATATGGAGCGAGTGTGGGGTCACGTGTTCACACACACCATCACACTCAGTGATGCCAACATCAATACATGGTTCGGCAAACTCGGCGAGCTGGTGCAACGCACACAGCAACAACAGCTATGGGTGTCTGAGACTAAG AGACCGGAGCCGTTGTCAGACGACTTTTTATTCTCGATGTCGTCGAGCTCAGAGAATAGATTGTCGTACGCGTCTAGTCCTGAGAGCGACTTGGAAGTAAGTCCACCGCCCGCTCCTAGACTGGTGAAGTCTTCCTCGGACCCATCGATAGCGACCACCCAAGATAACATGGACCGCGACGACGACATCAACCTCATGGCTGAAGCTGTACCTCCTCCGTATTCg CAAGGTGGTTATGATAGCAAGTATGGATTCGCTAACGGGAACAGTAATGGCACTCAGAGCCTGCCGACCGAGGCCCCGCCTTACCAGATGCAGTCTTCGCCCCCGAACTCACCTTTGTATGGAACAG tacCCGAGCTTCCTCCCCGAGGTCCGCCGCCGGGTGGAACCCCCTCCAGACCGACGGGTGGAGTACTACTGCCCGCACCTCCTCCTACGAGACACGGACTGCGACACACTAATAAT CCTCGCCCGTCGGCCCAGGAGCGTCTGTTTGGGTCCAAGGAAACCGACGACACGTACAGCGCCCGGCCCCAGCAAGGATCGCTGGACAGGCACAGACATACTAACAACCCG CAGGGTTCATACGACGGTACATATGACTACAGCACCAACGCTCACAATCCATCTCGACTCCCGCCTAACGCGCCGGACGACCTTAAAGTTGCCCCCACCAT TAAAATGGAACCTCAGCCGTCGGCGAATCCGACGAATATGGCAACACAGAGTCCACAAAGAAACTCAAATTCCCACGAACACAACTCGTTGGACTATAATAGGACACCGGAGAACAACTACAG ACCCGACAACTACCGCACCCCACAAGTCCGACCGCCCATGAACGGAAATAGCCCGCACGCGCAGAACGCCCATAACGCCCACAACAACCATAACGCTCATAACGCCCAAGTTCAGAACGCTCACAACCCTCACAATGCCCACAACGCTCACAACAGTCAAATCGTGAACACGCCCATGCACGCCCGAGGACCCTCCTTACCAAATGTACCGACGAACGACCACGCGAAATACag CGCACGCACGAACTCAGCGTCGCAGGCGGACTACGGCGGACGAGCGCCGCCCTACAAACCCGTACCGCCTCCGAAACCCAAACACTACCGACCTCCCGAACAACCGCTCCAACAACAGCACCCGCAACAACACTCGCAACAACACCAACAACAACACCCACAACAAATCCCTCAACATCTCCCTCCGCATCCACGGAATGGA AGTATGGACGTGTCTGTTCCCGGCACACACTACTCCCACTCCCACTCCCACTCGCAGCCGCACCGCGCGCCCCACGGACACGGCTACCACCAG CAAAACATGTACGGAGGGGTCCAAGCGCAGTCACCGCCCTACGCGCCACCGCCTCATAGAGCCATCAACCTTCCACACAACCCTCATCTGATTG ATTTGGCTGGCAGTAGAGAACAGCGCGGATCAGCCTTCGAGTTGTATAGGAAGCCACAGCACATGCACAATCTGAG CTCCGACGTCATGAACTCCAGCGTGGAGGCGGAAGAGAATTTCTCAccaaaaactaaaaagaaaCTATCTAAAAAGCCATCGTTCATAAAAAATGCCGTCCTCGATCTGTTCAGATCTAAAACGAAAAATTCACAGAAAGTATCGCGACAGAAATCGTTGTGCGAAAGCGATTTGCAACAGAGATACGCCCAACAGATGCCGGCGTTGAGACGGGAGAAGTCCGATCTCAGTGATCTGAACACACACATGAGGAACACGCATATCAGGAACCAAATGTTGCAACGCAGCAACTCCTCGTCATGCGAAAAACCGAATCTAAAGCCGATACTCAAGAGACAGAGCTCGTTCTGTGACGACAGAAACGGTTCGATGTGTACCGTCAGAGATTACGAAACGAAACCCGTATCTAGGAACTTGATACGACAGAACTCCATGTGCGAAATGGAAACCGAACCTAAAGTTACCCCCTTACTACGTAGACAGAACTCACTCATAGAATATAGTAGGAGAGGAGTCTACCCACCTACCCCTAACTTTAATATGATCACCAAAATAGATCCCATTTACCAAAGACAACAGCAAATTAAACATGAACCTTTCTACCCAACTCAACCGCTACCTCCAGAGCCAATATACCAAAGCAAAGAACATATTGTATACGATCCTATCCCTAAGCCCAGGAGAACATATACTTCTCTTTACGATACCTCCAGCGAGAACCCTTACGCGAGTAGATCAGAAATTTCAAATCAAAGTTTCGAAAGCCCTTACGGCAATCGTGAAACTGTAGCAATGCCTCTACTAGATCCTCCCTATGCTACAAGAGCAGAATGCATGAGGGAAAGTAATTATGGTACTAGAAACGAAATGCCCGAAAATCCATACTCCCTGAAACAAGACGCGCCAAGAAAACCCGAATCACTCTATAGCGAATTGCCTTATGTGAGCAAAGAGCAGATGTTGAGACAAAGGATGACGCCTGAAAGTCCGTATGCCACTAAAGAGGATATGCTGAGACAAAGATTCTCAGAATCCCCGTACAGTCCAAAAGACGAAATGATTAAACAAAGAATGGATGGCTCGTTAACATGTAAAGAACCGATCTATGGTAAAAGAACATACGAGCCACCACCAGGCACGTCCTGGTCTGAAACTAATACGTATGGCGTACGGCCAGACAGACGGCTGCAAACACCAGTAAACTTCATAGGAAGAATATCGCCTATGAGCAAATGTATGAGTGAACCTCCGTATGTGAGTAGAACAGAAATGATGGCGCGAATCGCCCAGACAGAATCTCCATACTCAACCCGATCGGAACTGAAATCGAGTTGCTCGGATAACAGTTACAACAGGAACGACAGTCTCGATCACTCCTCAAACGTGAGGCCGGCTTCCGCGGAGTGTACATACGTTACCAAACAAGAAATACTATCACAAAAGGCAGCTTTACTGGCCAACAAAGAACCCATTTACGGTAGTAAGTTAGAGGAAAagttagaaattataaagcaAAGAAATCAAgctaaaaaagaaaaaatatatcaaaccagACTCGAAACGAACGACAGTGACTCAATCAAAAGCAGagagccgttgtacgtttctAAGAGGGAATTAAAAGATAGTGTCATATATGAGTCTAACCAGGAAGCGAAAGAGGTACAGCCAGTCAGTCAGGAAGGCAGCGCTAGAAGCAGTCCTTACGAACTGAGTGACGCGAATCACCTGTCACGACGAGACTCGCTGTACCAAACGAAAGCAGAGGCATTGGACAGTGAAGTGGAAAAGTTCCAAGAAATCGATTTTTCAAAACTGAGATTAACAGAATCCAAAACCGAtgcagaaaaagaaaaaacaaagaatttagagaacaatatattaaaaggcGAACCGCAGTACGCGCCAAGATTGCACGGAAAGACCGATCATATATCGAACGCACTGAAAGTAACCACATCCCCAACTCCCTACGACTCGACCACCTCAATGGAAACACATTACGCGTCCGAGTGCAGTATGAACTTCGAGAACAAGCCACAGAGCACGCCGTACACGTCACAAGATTTACAAGATAAATCGAAAGCTAACCGAACAGTGACTTTTTGTGAACAAATATTAGAAAAGAGTCCAGAGACTAGCGAGGATAAATCCGAAAACACGACCGTTGGAAACGAAACCACAGTCATCAGCAATGACAGTACAGTCATCAAGACTGAAGCGGGAGAGGCTGATGACTCCGCCAATAAGACGGAAGTGGAACCAGACGGTCCCCATACCACTTGGGGTATATTCGACAGTGAGGGCGGAGTTCTAGAGGACAGGCATTGGGGTGTCTCACTGATTATCCCGCCAAAAGCCATCGCACCGGGCATCAAGCAAAAGATCTATTTTACCGTGTCAGACCCTCGACTGAGCCAGCGGGTTGGTGGACCCCCCATCGACCTCGATAACG GTGAAGCGATGCTGTCCCCACTAGTGATGTGCGGTCCGCAGGGTCTGGTATTCTTAAAACCGGTGACGTTACGATTGCCGCACTGCGCTAACGCGGTCCCATCACTAGGACTCACAATCAAGGCGACAGACACGGAGGCACACTTGAGCACGGACTGGGATCAGATACATCTCCCAGCGACTACAACACTCAACACCGTCGCTGTCAAAGTagatcatttttaa